The Thermasporomyces composti region GCGCCGACGAGGCCGGATCGGACGACCACCCGTCGCCGTCGTAGAACTCCCAGCTCGCCACATCGGTGAGCCGTCCGACGCGAGCGCGTGCGAGGTGCATGTGCTTGTCGAGCCAGACCGACTCGACGCCGTAGATGTAAATGTAGCCGCCGCAGCGCAGCAGCTCGACGCCCCACTGGACGCCGCCGTCGGTCGGGACGGGCGTCACCTTCTCCACGGTGAAGTCCTTGGAGAACGTCACGAGGTCCGTCGCCACCCAGCCGAAGTTCCACGGCGGCGGGTCGTCAGTCGTGGCCTGCTCGAACTCGAAGACCTGCAGCTTGCCTCGGTCGACGATGCCGTCGCCGTTCCAGTACCACTTCTCGCCGGCGAGGGACTTGGGATCGTCCTGGGTTCCGCCGGTCACCGTGGTGTCGGGGAGCCCGTCGCGGCCGCCCAGGACGGCGGAGTTGTTGACCATGCGAGGGCTCTCGGGGAAGCTCTCGTCCTCGTTGACCGGCCCCAGGAAGGTGTCGTTGAACAGCCACACCACCTGGTGGCCGGGAAGCTCGGTCGAGTACGTCCCGTCGGCGGCGGCCCAGCCGTGCTGGTTGTCCCAGCCACCGCCGCTGTTGCCGAACTGGCGGAACGCCTCGGTGAACGTCACGTTCGGTGTCGCGCCGGTGACCTTGATGGGCCTGGTCTTGCCGGTGGTCTGGCAGGCGCCGGGACCGCCGGCGACCGGTACGTCGTCACCGGCGGCCATCGCGGGTGGTGACGCGGCGACGAGGAGGGCAAGGGGCAGGACCGGCGCGGCGAGAAGGGCACGGGCGGACGTCGTCATGATCCACTCCAGGTCGGACGAAACGACTGGGAACGATCTCACCGAGCAACCGCGACGGCGTCAACAGGTCACCGTCGTCGGTGGAGGCCAGGAGCGGCCGCCCGTCGATGACGACTGTCGATGACGATGGTCGATGCCGATGGTCGATGCCGATGCTCG contains the following coding sequences:
- a CDS encoding DUF4185 domain-containing protein, which encodes MTTSARALLAAPVLPLALLVAASPPAMAAGDDVPVAGGPGACQTTGKTRPIKVTGATPNVTFTEAFRQFGNSGGGWDNQHGWAAADGTYSTELPGHQVVWLFNDTFLGPVNEDESFPESPRMVNNSAVLGGRDGLPDTTVTGGTQDDPKSLAGEKWYWNGDGIVDRGKLQVFEFEQATTDDPPPWNFGWVATDLVTFSKDFTVEKVTPVPTDGGVQWGVELLRCGGYIYIYGVESVWLDKHMHLARARVGRLTDVASWEFYDGDGWSSDPASSARLARNVGASYSVTPVAGRYVLTTSDALLGDTVYVSIADSPVGPFDERIPVYVAPEASTGDLYAPYNIAAHPSISRPGSLTISYNVNSSKGFDGIRPNANNNRPRFLDIHLDWDE